The nucleotide window CTGTTTTAATATGTGCCATACCTGTGAAAACACCTCCACATGCTACATGTCAGAAAGTCAAAGTACTCATACAGAATAAAAATGAACCTATTCTCTAAGAGCTAAAACATCTTGAACTCCAAATCATTACTTGCCTAGTAACCCATTCTTCAACCACATATCTGTAACAGTTCATGTTTATCAAAAACGTTTTCTTCTTTCAGAAGTAAACATAACCCCACACTAAATCCAAATTGATTAAATCATAAGATTTAGTTGCTTCTAGCTCATCTTATGTTTTTCATCTTTGCCTCAATTCTACAGTTTTGAGATTTTTCCCCACggattttgttttttggtctgactgacattttttttttaaagataccaGTTAATGagtaaaaacagaataaaatatccaaaCAATTGTGTAAACTCTGCTATACAAAGGCAGCAATACTGCTGCTGCGGGCCTTCTCTCTGGGAAAACATGCCACATGCTACTGTCATCCGACCTGAGAGCAGGACTGTGATCTGGCTCGTGTATGGCGACCCGGAGCTGCAAATCTGCGGATACTTCCAGGTTGAGAGTCAGCAAAAGGCGGGTGGGGGCCATAATTCCAAGAAGACGGGAAAAGCAAGTGCAAAGGGGAGTGAAAAGCATTCGCTGTTCAGGCCACAAAAGCAGCTCCTAGCAGGACTTGGTCTGAGCCGGGGCAGGGCGGGTGGTCAGCGCGGAGCACTGAGGTCGGGGACGTGGAGGGGTCGCCAAGTCATGCTCAGGTAAGGAGTCTGCAGTGCAACGGAGGAGGAACGCAACCGGGGCCTGGGGCCGCCTCCCCGCTCCCGGAACGCGGCTCCGGAGCCGCTTTCAGGCTGCAAGCCCGGGTCCGCAATCGGGGCCGCGCGGAGAGCGCACGTGCGGGTGTTCCCTCCGGCCGCAGCCCGTTTCCGGCGCAGCCCTGGGCGCAGGGAGCGGAGGCGAGGACAGGCCTGGGAGGGCGCCTCAAACCAGGGCCCCGCCCGGGCCGCCTGCCGCTCGCTTTCGTTTCCCGGCGGCGCCCCCCGCCCGCGCGGAGGTTTCGTTTCCCAGCGCCGAGAGGGGGCGCCGGGCCAGGCCGCGCCCATGGCCTTCGCCCGCCGCCCGCGTGCCCCGCGGCTGCTCGGGCGCCTCTTGGGGCCGCGGCGAGGGGCCTGCGCACGGACCATGGCGTCGCCGCGCTGCTTCGCCCTGGAGCTCCCCGGCTGCACCTTGGCGCACTTCGCCGTGGGCCACGAcgccgccgccgcgcccctcGAGCCGCGCGCGGCCGCGCTCCTGGGTCCCCCCGGCCGCAGCTACTCGCTGTGCGTGCCGCTGGCGCCCGGCGCGGGCTGCGCGGCGCGGGTGCGGGCGGCCCGGCTGCACCAGCGCCTACGGGACCAGCTGCGCCGCGGCCCCCTCCAGCGGTGCCAGCTGTGCCGGCTGCTGTGCTACTGCCCtggcggcggggcgggcggcgtGCAGCCAGGCTTCCTGCTCCACGATCCCCGCGACAGTCCAGACACCCGGGGCGCGCTGCTGGCGCTGCTGGGCACGTACCGAGAGGCCCCGCGTCCGCGCCTGGGCGAGTTCGTGGGCGACCCGCGCCGCCAGGTGTGGCAGTGCCTGTGGGAGCTGCAGGACGGCCACGGGTGGCGGGAGGTGGGCCGCGAGCGCGTCGTGCCCGCCCCGGAGCCCGCCCTGCACCCGGTGGTGCCGGACCTGCCCAGCTCCGGGGTCTTCCCCACCCGGGAGGCCGCCCGCGCCGTTTTGGAGGCGGTAAGAGTTCCGTCCGTTCCCAGCGCACAGGGTGGGTCCCCAGACTAGAGAAGCGGACACAGTGTGCTCTCCCGGGGGGCTGGCCTGTCAAGACCTCTGGTGCCGGATCGTTGATTTACTCTCAGTGAAGGCGGCCACTGCGCCAGGCTCTGGTTTAGACCCCGGGGCTCCTTCGCGATTCTTGCCCACCAGGAGCTTGCAGCCTGATGTGGGAAACTGATATAACCACACTGAGCGAGCGGCAGGAGGCCTGCTATACACGCAAGCTGGAGattccagaggaggaggaggaggaggaggaggaggagggggcggggggaggcccCTGGGCGGGGGCGGGCGGAATAATACCATCTCCCACCTCGCAAGTAATTATACCATTCCAGGAGGTTGGTGtgtagagaaaaggagaagagttTAGGGGTTTAAAATCTTAAACAGTGCCCACCTAACTTGCCAGCTGCTGGACCGAAGTCACTCAGCtactctaagttttttttttttctctttcctatgtAAGACACCTGTCTTGCTGGGTTGAGACAGTAAACATCTGACACCCAGCACGTGCTCAGTGAATATTGTGGAGTGGTTAAGAGTGCAAGACCAACTCCTCGGGGTTGAATCCAAACTCTGACATTAATTACCTGTGTCACTTTGAGTAAGTTTCTTACACTTTCGTTGCCTCGGTTTCCTGAATCCATAGAGTTATCATGAAGATTGGCCAGGTTAGCACTCCGAATGCACTTAGAATACCGCCCTGTTCAGAGGGAGCACACAAGTAAATGCACGTCCAGGCGCTGGTG belongs to Equus asinus isolate D_3611 breed Donkey chromosome 6, EquAss-T2T_v2, whole genome shotgun sequence and includes:
- the CMPK2 gene encoding UMP-CMP kinase 2, mitochondrial, with product MAFARRPRAPRLLGRLLGPRRGACARTMASPRCFALELPGCTLAHFAVGHDAAAAPLEPRAAALLGPPGRSYSLCVPLAPGAGCAARVRAARLHQRLRDQLRRGPLQRCQLCRLLCYCPGGGAGGVQPGFLLHDPRDSPDTRGALLALLGTYREAPRPRLGEFVGDPRRQVWQCLWELQDGHGWREVGRERVVPAPEPALHPVVPDLPSSGVFPTREAARAVLEACTPFIPEARAVLDLVDQCPEQVQKGKFPVIAIEGLDATGKTTVTQSVSETLKAVLLKSPPSCIGQWRKIFDDEPTIIRRAFYSLGNYIVASEIARESTKSPVIVDRYWHSTASYAIATEVSGGLQHLPPAHHPIYQWPRDLLKPDLVLLLTVSPKERMHRIEGRGMEKTREEAELETDNIFRQKVEESYQRMQNPGCHVVDASPSREKVLQMVLSLIQNNCN